In Citrus sinensis cultivar Valencia sweet orange chromosome 3, DVS_A1.0, whole genome shotgun sequence, the sequence CATCAATTGTGTATGCAGCATTAGCTATTGATAAGGAGGTGATCCACCACGATCCTATTCCCAAGATCATACTTTGCTCCTTTAACTTTATTGCTTGTTCAATAAATTCTTACTTGAATTCAATTTCCAAGTGCAGTTGCAACCAGACAAATTGAAAAGGCAGATATCTGTGATTAATGGGAAACTTTTAGTGTAAGTTTCTATTCTTTGGTCATTCTTATAACtgatttttcattcttgtccaatatttattcaatttgcATCTATCAGTTTATCCTATGAGACAATATTCATTTGGAACTTTTGTGTGGCCCGTTCAATAATCATTTTTCCCCTTTtcctgaaaaattttcaaatatgttaCTTCAGAAGAGTTCTTCCTCTAAGATACCATTGTTCTTTAGTATATCAACTTTGCTTGGACTTTGCAGTTTACAAGTTTCtacattttgtttattttctcatcTGATTCAGGCACTTTGAGGCAGTTGAGGCCAGGTTTCTTCGTGCATCATTTTCTGCTTTTGTAGATGTGCTTACACTTGCGACAAAAACAATCGAACAGTTTGGTCATGGAACGGAATTGTAACATCATACTATCTTTGGCAGTTGGAGAATCATTCTTAGTAGGAACTGTATTACTTTAATTCGCCATCTTGTTTCGGATTAGTTGACGTGTTTGTAACAAGAGAATCTATAGTGTTCGTTTTATAATGTAAACCTTCAAATTATCGGAAAGCTGAAATCTTCAAAGCtgtgaattataatttttttttttcaatcattgGGTTTTAGCAAGAGGTTGCAGCTGTAAATGTTATAATCCTCCCTTAGACCTTTTCAATAAAGTTATTGGCAAGCTATCTCCAACTCTTTCAGTTTGGGCCTAACTAGATTGCCAGACCTCACTTCTAGGGCTTTTCTGTTTACCCTCAAAACAGTTCAATCTGATATTGATTTCGTAAAGTGAGTAGAATGAAGAATTCATTAGTGCTAATATTCTTCCAGCCATTGATGCAATTCTTTACCATTGTGTGACGCAGGAGGTACCTACTTGGCTACCAAGTGGCCCTCAGCTTAACGTGCCTCGATAGCCTTCAAGCTTTTAGAATTCATCTAGCTGGTGGAATCCTATCTGGCGTCTCTCTATAAGTTCGAAAATCAAGATTTTTCTATAGCAAGCGTCAAGGGATTTCTTGTCACCCAAAAGGAACccagaaaagataaaatcgTAGACAGCACTGTTTCACGTGCTGGAATTCTCGGGAGGGTGCTTATCATGTGCTTGTGGCTATAAATATGCTcgaaaaaaattggaaattgATGCTGCAATCCCTCTGCCTGAAGcctcaaagaaaaaaaaaatgccctTTTATAGCATTGCTAAGATGAAAGATTACAGACTTAGCAACGCTGACATTGAGCAACAATTTTCTGCATACACTTTATCTTGGGCAGAATCACCAAAAGTCGATGCatctttaaatttagaataaaagcAGATTCGACTTGTATTataagaaattcaaatggGGTGTCACGGCTGCTTCCGTCTCTAGGAAAACTTGCTTAGAAAAAATGCTGAATGCTTTGGCAATTCTTGATGGCATCAAAATGGCAGTTGACTCTGGACTGCACCCACCACTAACTTGAATCTGACTATTTTAATGCAGTGAAATCAATCTTAAAGAAGAGACTTCGGATGGATGATCAAAGGAATGCTCGGTTATgtaagaaaaggaaaacaattTACAGTTGCAATACACTCATCAATAATCTCAGGAACCTCTGATGATTGAATTACAAGCATACCTGTTCATGCAAGATATTCGATGCTCTGCATCCGAAACTTCATCGACCTTTGCATCTAAGAGATCATTAACCTTACAAGTCACAGAACCCAAATGGTCCACAGTATTCACAACAGCTTTGCTGGCATGATCTTTTAATGTTTCCACCACTCTGCGTAAATGTGAAGATGGTTTGTTTTCTcaatagaaaattgaaattatcagCAGTAATTAGAGCAACTTACATTTGTTTTTGGTCATCACTGGTGTACCTTAGTTCAAGATATTCGGCCGCTGAGTATAACTGTGTTCTCAGGTTTTTCAAATCCTGAAGGTAAAGTCgcttgagttaaaaaaaagaccAAAGTAAATATTTCCATAAGAACTTAAATCTATTACAAATTGGTGCTTTTGTATTTCCATAAGTGGCTATCTACTCCAAGGCTAGTTGAAAACTGAgtaaaatttggaaattgaCCCACGATCCACCGTTTAAATCATATAAACAAGTATCGCACGATTAAACAAGAATTGGCCTTGAAGACGTATGCCCCTATTTGccacaatcatttttttttctttttctttttcttaaaagtGAATGCTGAGGTGGGTGCAACTTTTAGTAATAGCTATTAGTAGCATAAAACAAAGATTGCACGCTCTAAAACAATTGTAATAGGGAAACTGGTACAGGCATATAGTCCAAcagattaaaacaaaatatagaaataGTATTACCTTGAGACTATCAGAGAACAGCAAGCTCTGCTGCCCTTTTCTTAAAAGTGATTGATTATGATGAAACATTCAGCCTTGTAATTAAACCTGCTCTGGTTTGTTTTGTGTTTGGCATTATTCCAAGATGGTATTTGCGACAAATTGATGTGAGCAATGCCTTTTTACATGGGCACCTATCAAAGGAGGTATTTATGTCTCAGCTACCTGGTTTTATTGATCCCACATATCCCTACTCATGTTTGCAAACTTGAAAAGGCACTCTCTGGCCTTAAGCAAGCCCCACGTTCTTTGAACAACACCGAGCTTCGAAACTTTCTTCTATTGACGGGGATTTTTCACTTCACTATCAGATTCTTCTTTATGTATCTAATCTCATGCTGGTGTGCATGGGATTATCTTTGTGGGTAAATAAACTTTCATCTATTGCCACAATGTAGCTAGGCACTAATTATCTTCTTGCCAATCCTGTATATCACTCTCGCATGAAACACATGGCCATTTGTCTTTCACCTTGTTCATCTCAAGACCAATTCAGTCACCAAACCTCTCTCTCATCATCACGAATAAGTTTTCTTCGTTCCAACATCGGTGTCGCCAATGGTAGTACCATCTTACAGGGACATATTAGAGATACTCTTAAAGTCACGGTGTAGTTGTacaatctttttattatttgtatatttgactTTCATAACTTTAGACTACAATTGTGCACTTACTATATTAACTAGCTTTAGTTGTGTATATATTGAAATCATATCAATAAAAACAGCAAGCTGCGTTGTTATTTCCTTtctctatattattttttgtataaacCTAACATCTTTCAGCACTTCGGGCGCGCCCCCCCAAAATCTCACagttactctttttttttttcttataaatttatttacccACACCTGTCCCGTTTGTCtcacctattttttttttttaattttcaattatttcgtTAGCCATGCCACACTTTTATAAACTTTGTCCCGGGCCCGCACTCtacttttgtgtttttttcccAAATAAGCCGGACTAGCAGCACCCATGTAATTATCTTTTCAGACCCCTTACTGGTGTATCAGAGAAGCCCAATAACAAATACATTTGCAAATTATCTACCAAATATATTTCAACAAGCTGGTCGCCCACTGGGACGGGGAATGGCTCTGTTCCTAAGAATGAATTGACGTCCTGTCCAGCGTCCCCCCTTGCCCCTTGCCTCCTCATCACAgagatgaaaattgaaattaggCCAATTAGATTAAAGGCGAGACGGAATGGAAATATGGAACCGTTAATTATTATACCCATGACCCCTCTAATTAATGGCTCTTTGCCTTTCAATATTATTGTAGGTATTTGCAAGGAAACCTCCTCTATCTTTCTTCCAATTAAGACTTCTTGTGTCCAATTACTGTCGATTCTTTTTGAACGTGTAAAGGATAGCAACTTGAAGACTTGAGAGGGACAGCGTTTATTCAAAGTCAAGTACAGGGACAGGGAACGGCCCTGTTCCTGAAGTATGAACTGACGTCCCGTCCGGTGTCCCCTTCGCTACCCATCATgcaaacaaaaattgaaattaggcCATTTAGATTAAAGATAAGACGGAATGGAAATATGGGATCGTTAATTATTATAGCTATGACCCATCTAATTTGCAAATGGCTCTTTCCCTTCCAATATTATTGTACGTATTTGCAAGGAAACCTCCTCTATCTTTCTTGCAATCAAGACTTTTGCGTATCCAATTACTGTCAACTGTTTTTGAACGTGTAGAAGAAAACAACTAGAAGACCTGAGAGAGGGCCGCGTTAATTCAAAGTCAAGACTAGCTTATTAGCTTGCAGGATTCTTGATGATGAGGGGAAAAAAGGGTTGACAGATACTGGTATAATGTCtataaaactttaattattttataaaattattttattttttattcatcatCACGTTGGGATTACCCGCCCACACCCCAATGGCCCATTTTATTAGCTTgcaggaattttttttttttataaatttatttacccACACCTGTGTCGTTTGtctcactttttctttttattttcacttattTCGTTACCCAGGCCACACTTTCATAAACTTTGTCCCGGCCCCGCACTCTACTTTTGTTAGTTTTATCAAATGAGCAGCACTAGCAGCACcatataattatcttttcagACCCCTTCTGGTATATCAGAGAAGCCCAATAACAAATACATCCGCAAAATATCTACCAAAGATACCTCAACAAGCTAGTGAAGCAGGGAATGGCTCCATTCACTATGCCCATGTTTAGTTGGGAGAAATGGTAGGAGAGGAGAGGAATAGAAAGAAACAAATGAGGGAGAAAATGAGTGTAAACGAGGGTCAAATTCATTTGCATTGTTTGGTTAGACATGAaattcatctttttttcttatttctttcctctcccctttccttttctcttctctccttaaatttcttcaaaccaaacatgCCAATTGACGACCTGGTGTCCCCTTGCCTACTCATCATaccaataaaaattgaaattaggcCATTTAGATTAAAGATAAGGGGAATGGAAATATGGAATCATTACAATTATAGCTATGACCCATCTAATTTGCAAATGGTTCTTTCCCTTTCAATATTATTGTACGTATTTGGAAGGAAACCTCTTCTATCTTTCTTGCAATTAAGACTTTTGCGTATCCAATTACTGTCAACTGTTTTTGAACGTGTAGAAGATAACAACTTGAAGACTTGAGAGAGCCCCAGCGTTAATTCAACGTCAAGAGTAGCTTATTAGCTTGCAGGATTCTTGATGGTGAGGGGAAAACACAGATGCTGGGTACAAGGTCtataaaactttaattatttcataaaattgttttattttttattccttttattCCTCATCAAATTGGGGATTACGCCCCCAATGacccattttattttcatttttatgtaGGTCAGTAGTGTTACTGAAAATCAAATATTGTCTCTTTTTTCTCCACTTATTGAGGACTTTGGAGAATTAAACAAAACTCACCAATGGCATAAAATATAcaatgaatatttattaacagattttacataaaattaatttttgaaccgATTGAAACTtccaaaaactcaaatttcgAATTTGTTATAAGAATataatctattttaattatcattgtCAAATCCTCCTCTAGAGCACATCAGCAAATTTGCAACCTTTCTAGCTTAAATTCTAGGTTCAAAACCTCACGGCGGagttaaattttgttatatttaaatttttgcacaGAAGTTTGAGCTAAATCTTGAAgatgaattattttctaattaatttttttgtggttcTTTTATATTGATGGTAAAATTTTCCACAGGTTTCGGACCCCACCCCAAATGGCgtgaattttgaatattttttagaaatggGTTGAGaaatggataaaaattaatccttaagtttttaatgggtgaaattttaattagataGAAACCTATCCGTTCAATTGatgctgaaaaaataaaagttttgcaGGATGTTTTCTCCTAGCAATGAAAGAGAACCGCTTGTTTGATGTACTTGATGCTCCAGTTCTTAAGGAAGCCAAGGAAGAACATAATATTACGGTTGCTATGCTTGCAAAAAGATGCTTGAACTTCAATGGAAAGAAGAAACCTACAATGAAAGAACCTTAGAAGAGAATGAAATGACAACAACATCAGAGAATCAAGGCAGAGAACAGCCtattgataatatataatttaaaaaatataatgactAATTGTGTAATTCAATCAAACCTTATAGACCAAAGGAACATTTaccaaagattaaaaaatatatatattttaaagctacattttgtttcatccaaatgAAGCTAATCAATCTAtattttcttccaataaaACTATGGCTTCGTTTCatatcttaattaaattatataatgatgaaatattatattctGAACTTAACTGAATCCAATATCATTTCACCAATCCGTCATATGAgatgaagggaaaaaaatctgttgaaattaattttaaattaaagttgaGGAATGGTGATATGATACATACACATACATGACtctgaatttattaaattgaagaTGTACTCATCGTCTTGACGATGTGACCAAATACTGGAATGTGAGAATGGTCTTTGGACTTTGGAGAAGACTTGAGAGGGCCCAGAGTAATTAAAAGTCAAGATTGGCAATCTGAAATTAATCTCCGGCTTTAACATGCAGGACTTTCTAGTCGGTGAGAAAAGTTTCTGAATTAATATAGGAGCTAATGCATGCACTTTCTGAACTAAAGAAAACTGAGTTTAAGCGGCGAATGGCTGTGCATCTTTGTCTAGTGTTGTTGCAGATTATTGTTTTGCACCTCAGGCCGATCATAGCATCAGAAAGATTTCCCTGTCCAACTGAATGTGGAAATGTCAGCATCAGCTACCCCTTCGGAATCGGAGAAGGGTGCTACTTTAACAAGGGTTACGAAGTTATCTGCGATCACTCTTCTGGCACTCCCAAAGCTTTTCTTCCTGGCGTCAACAGGCTAGAATTATTGGATATTCTCCCTTATCCAAATTCCGCGGCGGTTAGAGTCAACATTCCTACAATTTCTTTAAACGGCAGTAGTAAGCGAACAAGCAATATTGCTAAAGGCGTCAACTTATCAGGTACCCCTTTCGCCTTTTCGACTGACAATAAATTCGCTGCGGTTGGCTGCAACATGAGATATCACCAAGGGAACGGTTCATCTGTGTTTGTTGGGTGTCTGTCGATTTATACTTGTGATCCTACTCTCTACCCTGCTTGCTATGATTTCCTATGCCCCCTTGGTCCAAATATTACTCATCTGTTCAATGTAAATACATCATACTTGTTTTCTCCAAGTATTCCTCAGAAATGTCAGTCTGTTTTCATGGTTGAAGAAGATTGGGTCAACAAGAAGTACCTTGGAGATCCTCATGATTTGAAAGATCAACAAGAATTTCCCGCAGCGTTGAAGTGGGGAGAAACGATAGGCAATTGTTTTGAAGAATATAACTCTCattctatttttcataattgggATAAAACTGGTTGTTTAAAACAATTAAGCTCAGGCCATTTATGTCTTTGCTCTTCCACCTACTACCTAGAGAAAGGATACTGCTCAGGTACATATTGGATTATGTGTTaaagagtaattttatttttttcaaagaaaatatcCGAACGAGGggaagaaaagggaaaattcTTGGTGCTCCACGAGCATTATGAACAGATGCTATTTCCGTATCAACATTAGCAACAATAAGTCTGAATGAGAAATAGAAAATGCTATTGGAGCACCCTAGACTTTACTAGCAAGAGTTAAATGTCAAATGATGTAACATTCCTCCATTGGATGGTAAGATGATCAGAAAagagttataaaatttatcctCCAATAGTTGAttgaaattattgatttttaaaatatccatcGAATTACTTGTAAATGAGTAAAGTTTTCCAATTACTGTAACTATCTATGTAAACAGAGAATCAGAGACTAAAAATGGTGGAGTTTTATTTAGTTGTAGCCATGATTTAGTTTGATCTTctctttgatttatttttttatttattatttcctGGGCAGGCGACTTGATCTGTAATATCTCAAGCGGCTACAATTGCTCCAATTGTCCTGACGGTTATAATCGTTTCTCATATGGTTGCGATAAAGTTTTCAACAAATCTCGggttaaattcattattataggTATGCATGTCGATCCGTTAATTTACatcataacaaattaataatgttttttaacatatatttcaaatgaaaacaCTAAGTGTTCATACGTTCATTTGATGATATCTTTCATTATTGTCCTCGAGAGCCGCAGGCTGCGGTGGTGGGCTTGCGTTATTCTTTCTGCTCATTGGAATATGGTGGTTGTACAAGTTTgtaaaaagaagaagggaaatcaagctcaagcgtaagttctttaaaaaaaatggtggtttATTATTGCAACAAGAATTGTCTTCCAATGAAGATCACATTGAGAAAATGACGTTATTTACTTCAAAAGATTTGGAGACGGCCACCGACAACTACAATGCCAATCGAATCCTTGGTCAAGGAGGCCAAGGCGTTGTATACAAAGGAATGTTAGCAGATGGAGGAATTGCGGctataaaaaaatccaaaatattgGATGAAAGTAATCTCGAGCAATTCATCAATGAGGTAGTAATTTTGTCTCAAATTAATCACAGAAATGTTGTTAAGTTGTTGGGATGTTGCTTGGAGACAGAAGTTCCTCTTTTAGTGTATGAATTTATTCTAAATGGAAGCCTCGATCAATACATACACTACGAATCAGAAGAGTTTCCAATCACATGGGAAATGCGTTTACGCATTGCTGTTGAAGTTTCAGGTGCTCTATCTTATCTGCATTCAGCTGCATCTATTCCTATTTATCATCGAGACATCAAGTCTGCAAACATACTTTTGGACGATAAATATCGAGCTAAAGTTTCAGATTTTGGGGCTTCTAGATCTATCACAGTTGATCAAACTCACTTGACCACTCAAGTACAAGGAAGTTTTGGATATCTAGATCCAGAATACTTTCGATCAAGTCATTTTACTGACAAAAGTGATGTTTACAGTTTTGGAGTAGTTCTAGTTGAGCTTCTAACTGGACAAAAACCTATCCGTTCAACTGTAGCTGAAGAAGATAAAAGTTTAGCAAGATATTTTATCAAAGCAATGAAAGAGAACCGTCTGTTTGAAGTCCTTGATGATCGAGTTCTTAAGGAAGctgagaaagaagaaattattacTGTTGCTACACTCGCAAAAAGATGCTTGAACTTGAATGGGAAGAAAAGACCTACGATGAAAGAAGTGGCATTTGAATTACGGGGTATAAGAGAATCAGTTGGAGCTTCTATTTTGCAGCAAAATTGTGAAGAGACTGATTTTGTGGATGGTGACATTACGGGACATGATTTCGAAAGGGATTCATCTTCTAGTGGGTCAGCTTTAAATAGTGTCTCAGTTTCTGTGGATGCCGACCCTTTAATTTCAAACGAATGGTGACAAACAGAAGAATGGCCTTGAAACTGTTTCGTATTTCATAAATAAGATTGTTAGACTTTTCCGATATTTTCGTTCTCTTGCATTGTTACAGTTTCTTTGGGCACCATCATTTGTAATTAAACACTTCCAAGtcatttcaaacaaaatttcctccttttttttttcttttttttgggggggggggggggggaaatgGAAGAGATGAAGGAAAAATctgttgaaattaatttcGTAGTTGAAGTTTATAAATGCAAGATGATATGATCTCTCAGTCTATTAAATAGTAAATACTGATGTGCAAGAACTTTAGCCCTATGTGACCTAATATCTCTAGTAAAGAGGAGAGAACAACTTGAGCACTTAAAGAGGGCCAACGTTAAATAAACTCCAGAGTGGCATGTCGGAATTGTTGGCTTATTGTGATGCAGGACTTTCCCGGTAGCGAAATAAAGTCGAAAGGAAGATGGGAGGAAATAAAGATCAATGCGCTTTCTTGTATTTCATGGgttaaaaatctttttatctGATTACAAACTGATAGATAAAACACCCTTATATCATTTGTGATTGAATCTCTTAGgtcatatatataaagttcAAACAATCCTCAACTCTTTAGTTAGATTTTGAGTATGGCTTAAACCCAtgaacttttatattttattagagaTAAACTCACCCACGATTATGCCCGCACTACCTCCCACAGTACCTTACCACTAGACGCCCTTCAGATGGAGGCTTGGGTACCCTCGAAAAGtcatttgaaagaaaagtctGTTTAAAATTGCGTTCCAATTCTGTACTCTCAACTCTCCTAAGTTATAAATTGATATTCACTCATGTTATAAAAGAGTAATGCTAGAGGATCCCATCTTGGGTATCAATGGATGTGGCATTCATTCAGTGgatagtaaaatatttattttattagttattattcaatagataaataatatataatagttGGGACTCAAATTGGGACTTAATTGGCGGGTCACAATTGTTATTGGTTGAAAAAAGATATACAGAGATAACTAGCCTAAGAGGTAAATCAAaaactctttctttctctctgcTAAGACCCTTTCTGCCACCAGCAAAAATTCACTAGTTTTGATCAATCAACGTGCCTGAATTACACAGCTGTTGTGCgcgcggaatgcggaatcaagcgcactaaataattactgaaaaataaaggacacaagaatttacgtggttcggtaattaaacctacatccaTGGAGGCAAGAgagaataattgtttatttaacaaaacaattaatagaatataatatttgagtaacgaatctcacttcccagaaacccaaatatacccagtactctcacactctgcaggaaaaataaattcaccagacacacttctctcacttctctcaaaagcttagaaacttataagcttaacaaatTTGAGATGAtttcaaatgaatgaaatcCTTAGCTATTTATAGGAAAAATGTTGGCACTAtgcaaagaataaaataattgaaaatataataaattattattattattttcaatacatCCCCTTTTtccattctttcttttcggctAACAAAACCATTTTGGATTTTGCTTCTCAAAGGTTGCCAAATTGGCTTTGGCTGGCTGCTTTTttaacaattctccacctcgGCGAAGATTTAGCCAAATCTGAGCCGACTACCAACTAACCCTCACATGATCCTCAAAAGGATCCACATTGGCTGCATCTATCCGACTGCCTACGTACCCCAAGGTTGGGATCAAGCCTACCGTAGTTCCAAACATCCCCCACATGATCCTCAAAAGGATCCACATTGGCTGCATCTATCCAACTGCCTACATACCCAAAATTTGGGATCAAGCCAACCGTAGTTCAAACGAATCTGTATAAAGATTTACTCAATCTGTACACACGATTTTCCTTTTCAGCAACTTTGAAACCACAAGGCTGAATTATATAGATTTCCTCCTCCAAATCTCCATGTAAGAACGTCATCTTCACATCCAACTGAGCCAACTCTAACTCATATTCTACAACTAAGGCAAGTAGGATACGAATGGAAGTATGTTTTACAACTGGAGAGAAAACTTCATTGTAGTCAATACCTTCCTTTTGAGCAAAACCTTTTGCTACGAGCCTTGCCTTGTATCGAAGAGTTGTTTGATTCGGAGATCCTTGCTTTTTGgtgtagacccatttattgCCAATAGCCCTTTTCCCCTTTGGTAACTTTACAAGTTCCCAAGTCTGGTTTTGATGCAGAGATTTCATCTCTTCCTCCATGGCTAACTTCCACTGATCATTTTCACTGCTGCATAATGCTTCCCTGAAAGTGTTGgggatgtcatcatcaataactggAAGTGCATAGGCTACCACCATATCTTTAGTAAGCCATCCGggtttctttatctctcttcttGGCCTCCTTGTtgctataaaatcatcatcatctacatcatcaattgtttcttcattttgtgggaCATCAGAAGAAACAATCTCTTCTTCAACTCTAGGTGTCACCTCCATAG encodes:
- the LOC102611359 gene encoding wall-associated receptor kinase-like 2 isoform X3 — its product is MAVHLCLVLLQIIVLHLRPIKASERFPCPTECGNVSISYPFGIGEGCYFDKGYEVICDHSSGSPKAFLPGVNRLELLDTLSYDSRPAVRVNVPTISLNSSSKRTSSILKGVNLSGTPFAFSSDNKFAAIGCNMRYHQGNDSSLFDGCLSICTCDPTLYPACYDFLCPLPRNITHLLNVNTSYLFSQSIPQKCQSVFLVDEHWVNSKYLEDPLDLEDQREVPAVLKWGEKIGSCFEGNNSYSIFCNSDKKGCLTQLSSGHLCLCSSGYDLEKGYCSGDLICNISSGYNCSNCPDGYNRFSYGCDKVFNKSRVKFIIIGCGGGLALFFLLIGIWWLYKFVKRRREIKLKRKFFKKNGGLLLQQELSSNEDHIEKMTLFTSKDLETATDNYNANRILGQGGQGVVYKGMLADGGIAAIKKSKILDESNLEQFINEVVILSQINHRNVVKLLGCCLETEVPLLVYEFILNGSLDQYIHYESEEFPITWEMRLRIAVEVSGALSYLHSAASIPIYHRDIKSANILLDDKYRAKVSDFGASRSITVDQTHLTTQVQGSFGYLDPEYFRSSHFTDKSDVYSFGVVLVELLTGQKPIRSTVAEEDKSLARYFIKAMKENRLFEVLDDRVLKEAEKEEIITVATLAKRCLNLNGKKRPTMKEVAFELRGIRESVGASILQQNCEETDFVDGDITGHDFERDSSSSGSALNSVSVSVDADPLISNEW
- the LOC102611359 gene encoding wall-associated receptor kinase-like 2 isoform X2 translates to MAVHLCLVLLQIIVLHLRPIKASERFPCPTECGNVSISYPFGIGEGCYFDKGYEVICDHSSGSPKAFLPGVNRLELLDTLSYDSRPAVRVNVPTISLNSSSKRTSSILKGVNLSGTPFAFSSDNKFAAIGCNMRYHQGNDSSLFDGCLSICTCDPTLYPACYDFLCPLPRNITHLLNVNTSYLFSQSIPQKCQSVFLVDEHWVNSKYLEDPLDLEDQREVPAVLKWGEKIGSCFEGNNSYSIFCNSDKKGCLTQLSSGHLCLCSSGYDLEKGYCSGDLICNISSGYNCSNCPDGYNRLSYGCIKVFNKSRVKFIIIGCGGGLALFFLLIGIWWLYKFVKRRREIKLKRKFFKKNGGLLLQQELSSNEDHIEKMTLFTSKDLETATDNYNANRILGQGGQGVVYKGMLADGGIAAIKKSKILDESNLEQFINEVVILSQINHRNVVKLLGCCLETEVPLLVYEFILNGSLDQYIHYESEEFPITWEMRLRIAVEVSGALSYLHSAASIPIYHRDIKSANILLDDKYRAKVSDFGASRSITVDQTHLTTQVQGSFGYLDPEYFRSSHFTDKSDVYSFGVVLVELLTGQKPIRSTVAEEDKSLARYFIKAMKENRLFEVLDDRVLKEAEKEEIITVATLAKRCLNLNGKKRPTMKEVAFELRGIRESVGASILQQNCEETDFVDGDITGHDFERDSSSSGSALNSVSVSVDADPLISNEW
- the LOC102611359 gene encoding wall-associated receptor kinase-like 2 isoform X7, giving the protein MRYHQGNDSSLFDGCLSICTCDPTLYPACYDFLCPLPRNITHLLNVNTSYLFSQSIPQKCQSVFLVDEHWVNSKYLEDPLDLEDQREVPAVLKWGEKIGSCFEGNNSYSIFCNSDKKGCLTQLSSGHLCLCSSGYDLEKGYCSGDLICNISSGYNCSNCPDGYNRLSYGCIKVFNKSRVKFIIIGCGGGLALFFLLIGIWWLYKFVKRRREIKLKRKFFKKNGGLLLQQELSSNEDHIEKMTLFTSKDLETATDNYNANRILGQGGQGVVYKGMLADGGIAAIKKSKILDESNLEQFINEVVILSQINHRNVVKLLGCCLETEVPLLVYEFILNGSLDQYIHYESEEFPITWEMRLRIAVEVSGALSYLHSAASIPIYHRDIKSANILLDDKYRAKVSDFGASRSITVDQTHLTTQVQGSFGYLDPEYFRSSHFTDKSDVYSFGVVLVELLTGQKPIRSTVAEEDKSLARYFIKAMKENRLFEVLDDRVLKEAEKEEIITVATLAKRCLNLNGKKRPTMKEVAFELRGIRESVGASILQQNCEETDFVDGDITGHDFERDSSSSGSALNSVSVSVDADPLISNEW